One segment of Methanobacterium formicicum DSM 3637 DNA contains the following:
- a CDS encoding protein translocase subunit SecF: protein MITFERLLESYKPLIAIPVVITIIALLLIATMGLNQGIELKGGTVAVIQLDKSVSQNELQSIISAGLPNQTVEVKSITNNQATVDIVGDTDVVKLSSTLNGTGTITSYKSVGAVLSQQAMTQIYYALAFAFIFMSITVFIIFRDVVPSLAVIFAALSDIIIAVGGMSLFGIPLSIASVGALLMLIGYSVDTDILLTTRILKRKEGTVTQRAIEAMKTGLTMAAAAIGSMVALYLVVVFMIPAAQTLADIAAVLIIGLIADIMATWLMNLGILRWYVEARK from the coding sequence TTGATAACATTTGAAAGGTTACTGGAATCATACAAACCACTTATCGCCATTCCAGTGGTGATCACCATCATTGCCCTGTTATTAATAGCCACTATGGGCCTTAATCAGGGTATTGAGCTTAAAGGTGGGACTGTGGCAGTTATACAACTGGATAAATCTGTTAGTCAGAACGAACTTCAATCAATTATCAGTGCTGGGCTGCCGAATCAGACCGTAGAGGTTAAATCTATTACCAACAATCAGGCCACTGTGGATATTGTGGGTGACACTGATGTGGTTAAATTATCCTCCACATTAAATGGAACTGGAACAATAACGAGCTATAAATCAGTGGGTGCGGTTTTAAGTCAACAAGCAATGACACAAATCTATTATGCTCTGGCTTTTGCTTTCATCTTCATGAGCATAACTGTGTTCATTATTTTCCGTGATGTCGTACCCAGCCTGGCAGTTATTTTCGCTGCTCTTTCGGACATTATAATTGCAGTTGGTGGAATGAGCCTGTTTGGCATACCACTCTCAATTGCTTCTGTGGGAGCACTGTTAATGCTTATTGGTTACAGTGTAGACACCGACATACTCCTCACCACCAGAATACTTAAAAGGAAAGAGGGTACGGTGACTCAAAGGGCAATTGAAGCAATGAAGACAGGATTGACCATGGCTGCAGCAGCCATTGGTTCCATGGTAGCACTGTATCTGGTGGTTGTCTTCATGATACCAGCTGCCCAGACACTGGCAGATATTGCAGCAGTCCTAATCATTGGATTGATAGCCGATATCATGGCTACCTGGCTTATGAACCTTGGAATACTCAGATGGTACGTGGAGGCACGCAAATGA
- a CDS encoding flavodoxin, whose amino-acid sequence MKTMILFYSRTRKTALVAKTLAQEVNADYLEVTDLNNRAGAMNYIKASVDAFRENKTLIKPESVDLTDYDLIYVGSPTWAGKPAPAIVTLIDQCNFQGKDVILFATMGSSGGRKVIERMQEKIEPRGGRMIKSFQVKTGNKKTEELTEAVKEIVKDEDLPIYGI is encoded by the coding sequence ATGAAAACCATGATCCTGTTTTACTCACGAACCAGGAAAACTGCCCTGGTAGCCAAAACACTGGCCCAGGAAGTTAACGCAGATTATTTAGAAGTAACCGACCTGAATAATAGAGCAGGGGCCATGAATTATATTAAAGCTTCGGTAGATGCATTCCGTGAGAATAAAACTTTAATAAAACCTGAATCAGTGGATCTAACTGATTATGACCTGATATACGTGGGAAGTCCCACATGGGCTGGTAAACCAGCACCAGCAATAGTAACCCTAATTGATCAATGTAACTTCCAGGGTAAGGATGTGATTCTTTTTGCCACCATGGGAAGTTCAGGGGGCCGGAAAGTAATTGAACGGATGCAAGAGAAAATAGAGCCCCGTGGAGGGCGTATGATCAAATCATTCCAGGTCAAAACCGGCAATAAAAAAACTGAAGAACTCACCGAAGCAGTTAAAGAGATTGTCAAGGATGAAGATCTACCCATATATGGAATATAA